One region of Terriglobales bacterium genomic DNA includes:
- a CDS encoding sugar phosphate nucleotidyltransferase has translation MIGIVPAAGAGQRIQPLGCSKELLPVGSRGERGGERPKAVAEYLVERMIAAGAEQICMVISAEKSDIVRYFAGRDYAADIFYVVQRQPQGLCDALFRAEPFTRGHDHVLIGLPDTIWFPENAYRPAIERGAGVNLVLFPVTNPEVFDAVLTEETGSVRRVEVKQADAHSCWVWGAVTASGAAFHALKLLWEARHRKDEYLGHLLNAYIAAGNAVQAVHSGEIYMDVGTLAGYRAAQDFLRNAAGTRMDEAA, from the coding sequence GTGATCGGCATTGTGCCGGCCGCCGGCGCCGGACAGCGCATCCAGCCGCTGGGCTGTTCCAAGGAATTGCTGCCCGTCGGGTCACGCGGCGAGCGCGGCGGCGAGCGGCCCAAGGCGGTGGCCGAGTACCTGGTGGAGCGCATGATCGCCGCCGGGGCGGAGCAGATCTGCATGGTGATCTCGGCCGAGAAGAGCGACATTGTGCGCTACTTCGCCGGGCGCGATTACGCGGCCGACATTTTCTACGTGGTGCAGCGCCAGCCGCAGGGGCTGTGTGACGCGCTTTTCCGCGCCGAGCCGTTCACGCGCGGCCACGATCACGTGCTCATCGGGCTGCCCGACACCATCTGGTTTCCCGAGAACGCCTACCGTCCCGCCATCGAGCGCGGCGCCGGCGTCAACCTAGTGCTGTTTCCGGTCACGAATCCGGAGGTATTCGACGCCGTCCTGACCGAGGAAACCGGCAGCGTGCGGCGCGTCGAGGTAAAGCAGGCGGACGCGCATTCCTGCTGGGTCTGGGGCGCGGTCACCGCCAGCGGCGCCGCTTTTCACGCGCTCAAGCTGCTATGGGAGGCGCGGCATCGCAAGGATGAATACCTCGGCCACCTGCTGAACGCGTACATCGCCGCCGGCAACGCCGTGCAGGCCGTACATTCCGGGGAAATCTACATGGACGTGGGCACGCTGGCGGGATACCGCGCTGCACAGGACTTTTTGCGGAATGCAGCGGGTACCAGGATGGACGAGGCAGCGTAG
- a CDS encoding glycosyltransferase, translated as MVSTHFSAWSAVAVKITFFGLTLSSSWGNGHATPCRAIVRALHAMGHTAVFYEKDAPFYAQRRDLRRPEYCRLELYGEWDDVRDRALADVRDSDVVIHTSYCPCGAHIVDDAATVEGPLRVFYDLDTPITLSQLDGDGPGYLRAGQIPGFDLYLSFTGGDVLRELETRWGARHARPLYGCVDPDVHARTAPRHEFDSELSYMGTYAADRQQKLESLFLEPARRLPQLQFLLAGPLYPRQWAWPGNVRRIEHVAPQDHAALYSSSRITLNITRGGMARSGWCPSGRFFEAAACGTPIVSDAFPGLETFFEPGEEIMVAEGTADVVSVLCRNDEDLAPMAARARQRTLDEHTGARRAQQLVAYCEEVNIGSSGHRAIEPIAVNQGAQ; from the coding sequence ATGGTGAGCACGCATTTTTCCGCGTGGAGCGCTGTCGCGGTGAAGATCACGTTTTTTGGCCTGACTCTTTCCTCATCGTGGGGCAATGGACACGCCACCCCTTGCCGCGCCATCGTTCGGGCGCTCCACGCGATGGGGCACACGGCGGTCTTTTACGAAAAGGACGCGCCCTTCTACGCCCAGCGCCGCGACCTGCGGCGTCCCGAGTACTGCCGGCTGGAGCTCTACGGGGAGTGGGACGACGTGCGCGATCGCGCTCTCGCCGACGTGCGCGACTCCGACGTGGTGATCCACACCAGCTACTGTCCCTGCGGCGCCCACATCGTGGACGACGCCGCGACCGTCGAAGGTCCGCTCCGCGTCTTCTACGACCTGGACACGCCCATCACGCTGTCGCAACTCGACGGCGACGGCCCCGGCTATCTGCGCGCAGGGCAGATCCCCGGTTTCGATCTCTACCTGTCGTTCACCGGCGGCGATGTGCTGCGCGAACTGGAGACGCGCTGGGGAGCGCGGCACGCGCGCCCGCTCTACGGCTGCGTCGATCCTGACGTGCACGCGCGCACAGCGCCGCGCCATGAGTTCGACTCCGAGCTCAGCTACATGGGCACATACGCCGCCGACCGGCAGCAGAAGCTCGAATCGCTTTTCCTCGAGCCGGCGCGGCGCCTGCCCCAGCTCCAATTCCTGCTCGCCGGCCCGCTCTATCCGCGGCAGTGGGCGTGGCCCGGGAACGTGCGCCGCATAGAGCACGTGGCGCCACAGGACCACGCGGCGCTGTATTCATCCTCGCGCATCACGCTGAACATCACGCGGGGCGGGATGGCGCGCAGCGGCTGGTGCCCCTCGGGGCGCTTCTTCGAAGCGGCGGCCTGCGGAACGCCGATTGTGAGCGACGCGTTTCCGGGACTTGAGACTTTTTTCGAACCGGGGGAGGAAATCATGGTTGCCGAAGGGACCGCCGACGTGGTGAGCGTGTTGTGCCGCAACGATGAGGACCTGGCGCCCATGGCCGCTCGCGCCCGCCAGCGCACGCTCGATGAGCACACCGGAGCGCGTCGTGCCCAGCAGTTGGTGGCGTACTGCGAGGAAGTGAATATCGGGTCGTCGGGCCATCGTGCCATTGAACCGATTGCCGTGAACCAAGGGGCCCAATGA
- a CDS encoding aminodeoxychorismate/anthranilate synthase component II: MVLVLDNYDSFTYNLVQYLGELGRQVEVRRNDQITAAEVERMRPERIVISPGPCTPHEAGISVELIRRMAGKAPILGVCLGHQAIGAAFGGEIVRAKHVMHGKTSSVEHDGKTVFRGLSSPMTATRYHSLIVEEETLPKELQVSAWTTEPDGARVIMGLRHRNFAVEGVQFHPESVLTEDGKGLIRNFLGL, translated from the coding sequence ATGGTCCTGGTTCTCGACAACTACGATTCCTTCACCTACAACCTCGTCCAGTACCTGGGCGAGTTGGGGCGCCAGGTCGAGGTGCGGCGCAACGACCAGATCACCGCGGCCGAGGTGGAGCGCATGCGCCCGGAGCGGATCGTGATCTCACCCGGACCGTGCACACCGCACGAGGCGGGCATCAGCGTCGAGCTCATACGCCGCATGGCCGGCAAAGCGCCCATCCTGGGCGTCTGCCTGGGACACCAGGCGATCGGCGCGGCCTTCGGCGGCGAGATTGTTCGCGCGAAGCACGTCATGCACGGCAAGACCAGCAGCGTGGAGCATGACGGCAAGACCGTGTTTCGCGGGCTTTCCAGCCCGATGACCGCCACGCGCTATCACTCCCTGATCGTCGAGGAAGAAACCCTGCCCAAAGAGCTCCAGGTCTCCGCCTGGACGACCGAGCCCGACGGCGCCCGCGTCATCATGGGCCTGCGCCACAGGAACTTTGCGGTCGAGGGCGTGCAGTTCCATCCCGAGAGCGTGCTCACCGAAGACGGCAAGGGCCTCATCCGCAATTTCCTGGGGCTCTAG